From the genome of Prevotella herbatica, one region includes:
- a CDS encoding DUF3795 domain-containing protein encodes MNKDVKTDKELIAYCGLYCGACGKFIKGNCPGCRKNDKAKWCKIRTCCINNNYHTCAECQMNTHDCKKFNNFFSKLFALIFKSDRDACIRRINDIGELNYAKEMSDKGKMTIKKGCSKC; translated from the coding sequence ATGAATAAGGACGTAAAAACAGACAAGGAGTTGATAGCCTATTGCGGCTTATATTGTGGAGCATGCGGTAAGTTTATCAAAGGTAACTGTCCTGGGTGTCGTAAAAACGATAAAGCAAAGTGGTGTAAAATCCGAACTTGCTGTATTAACAACAATTACCACACATGCGCAGAATGCCAGATGAACACCCATGATTGCAAGAAGTTTAATAACTTTTTCAGCAAACTATTTGCGTTGATTTTCAAATCAGACCGTGATGCATGCATAAGAAGAATTAATGATATCGGTGAACTAAATTATGCAAAAGAGATGTCAGACAAGGGAAAGATGACAATCAAAAAAGGATGTTCCAAATGCTAG